The Pseudomonas sp. FP2309 genomic sequence GGCAGCAGCAACGTGCCGATGCGCGACCAGCTCGACCTGCAGGCAGTGCGCCAGGCGGTGCCGGGCATCGCGCATATCGGCGCCCTCACGCTGTTCAGCGGCCCCATTGTGTTTCATGGTCGCAGCGTGAATGCCAACTTTGTCGGCAGCACGCCCGACATCCAGCAGGCCATGCGGCTGGTGGTGCAACAGGGGCGCTTCCTGTCGAGCTTCGACGCCAACGAAACCTATGCCGTGATCGGCGACCAAGTGGCCCAGGCCCTCGGCGCGCCGGGCGACCCGGTGCAATTGGGCGACCGCGTGCGCATCAACGACTACCTGTTTCTGGTCGTGGGCATCCTGCGCAGCCAGCCGCGGGCCATGCTGATGCCGGTGCAGGCCAACGAGTCGCTGTTCATCCCCGCCCAAGGCATGCGCCGCCTCTATGCCACGCCGCAGATCGCCAATGTGATCATCCGCGCGGCGCCCGGCCAGGACATGGAGCACATCGCCAAAGCAGGCGCCGTCGCGTTGCAACACCAGCTCACCGACCACGATGTGGACATCCAGGTGCCGCAACAAATGATCGACGGCATGACCCGGCAAAGCCGCACGTTCGCCTACCTGTTGCTGGCCCTGGGCGCGATTTCCCTGGTGGGCGGCGGCGTAGGGGTGATGAACGTGATGCTGATGAATGTGTCGGAGCGCCGCCGCGAGATCGGTGTTCGCATGGCCCTGGGCGCGCGCCGACGTGATATCCGCAACCTGTTCCTGCTCGAAGCCGTAACCCTCACCGCCGTCGGTGCGCTGTGCGGCGCGGTGCTGGGCATGACTGCCGCGTGGCTGTATGCACGGTTGTCGGGCTGGGCCTTCGACCTGGCCACTGCCGCCCTGCCCCTGGGCGTGGGCAGCACCTTGTTGGTGGGTTTGTTCTTTGGTATCTACCCGGCGGTCGCGGCCTCGCGATTGCAGCCGGTGGAGGCCCTGCGCGATGAGTAAATGGCTCCTGTTGCTAGCGCTGGTCTGCCTGCCCGGCGTGGCGGCCGACGTGGTCATCCGGCCTTCGGCGCCGAGCAGCACCCGCAGCGTGTCGCTGAACGCCCAGACCACCGCCCTGACCCTGGGCGATGCGGTCTACCTGGGCCTGCGCAACAACCCGGCGATCCGCAGCGCGTACCTGCAACGGGTGGCGCAGAAGTTCGACCTGCGTGTGGCCGAAGACGTGTTCAACCCCAAGCTCACCCTCAACAGTTACTACCGTGGCAGCCGTGGCTCCCAGGACAGCGCGCGCAACGCCAACGTGGCGCCGTCCACCAGCCTGCTCGGCGAGTACGGCACGCGCTTGAGCATGGCCTGGACCCAGCAGTTGAACAACGCCGATCGCGCCGGCCGCTACCGCAGCGACGGTCTCGACCTGGCGATTATCCAGCCCTTGATGCGCGGCGCCGGCTGGGATGCCACCACCGCGCCGCTGCGCCTCTCGCGCCTCTCGGAGCAGGCCAATCGCCTGAACCTCAAGGCCACCGTGGCCCAGACTATCAGCCAGATCATCGCCACCTACCGCGAACTGCTGCGAGCCCAGGAGCAACTGATCATCGTCCAGGAAGCCCTCAAGCGCTCCAACACCTTGCTCGAGGTGAACAAAGCGTTGATCAGCGCCGGCCGCATGGCCGAGTTCGAAATCGTGCAGACCGAAGCCGACATCGCCACCCAGCAACTGGGCGTCGAAGAAGCGCAGAACCAGTTGGACACCAACCGCCTGTCGCTGCTGCGCCTGCTGGCCCTGGACCTGTCCACGCCGATCCGCGCCACCGAAGCCCTGGAGGCCAGGCCCATGCAGATCGACAAGCGCGAGGCGTTCAACCTGGCGCAAACCCAGCAACCGGAATACCTCGCCGCCCTGCTCGGCAGCCAACAGGCAGACCTCAACCTGGTGATCGCCAAGGACTCCGGACGCTGGCAAGTGGACCTGGTGGCCGGGGCGAACCAGGTACGCGATGCCTACAACAACGACACCGGCAGCAACAATAACCGCACCTGGGACAGCTACGCCGGGGTGCAGGTGCAGATCCCCATCGGCGACATCAGCACGCGCCAGGCCGAGGTGCGCGCGCGGGTCAATGTGGAGGACCAGCAGATCCGCATCACCGACGCCCGTCAGGCATTGGAGCGCAGCGTCAACGACGTGGTGCGCGACCTCAGTACGCGCTGGCGCCAGTACGAAATTTCCCAGCGCGCCGTGGCGTTGTCGCGGCGCAAGATCGAGATCGAACGGGAAAAACTCAGCGCCGGGCGCTCCACCAACTTCCAGGTGCTGAGTTTCGAGACCGACCTGCGCAATGCCGAGAACGCGCAGCTCAATGCGTTGATCGCTTATTTGAACGCCCAGACCCAGCTTGATCTGACCCTGGGCATGACGCTGGAAAGTTGGGAAATCGCCCTCAATGACTACTAATCGAAAACGCCTGCTGGGTGCTCTGTTGATCGCGGTACTGGTCGCCGCGGGATGGGCCCTGCGCAGCCCCGCAGAAAGCCCGGCCGGCAACGCCGAACAATGGCTGGCGGTCAAGCCCGACGCGCTGGTGCATCAGATTGGTCTGGTGGGCAAGATCGAGCCCGAGACCACCCTGATCCTCACCGCGCCGTTCGACGGCAATGTGCTGGCCAACCTGGTGGAGCAAGGCCAGCGCGTCGACGCCGGCCAGGTCCTGCTGCGCATGGACCCGGCCACGCTGGAGGTGCAATTGCGCGAGGCGCTGTCCGCCCAGCTCAAGGCTCGGCGCGCCGTGCAGGAG encodes the following:
- a CDS encoding ABC transporter permease: MSLRVEQRASQLLHEAFISLRTLGKRSVLALLGIVIGSSSVVALINIGHNAAVDAAMIFKDMGTDTLVVQFPPKGSSNVPMRDQLDLQAVRQAVPGIAHIGALTLFSGPIVFHGRSVNANFVGSTPDIQQAMRLVVQQGRFLSSFDANETYAVIGDQVAQALGAPGDPVQLGDRVRINDYLFLVVGILRSQPRAMLMPVQANESLFIPAQGMRRLYATPQIANVIIRAAPGQDMEHIAKAGAVALQHQLTDHDVDIQVPQQMIDGMTRQSRTFAYLLLALGAISLVGGGVGVMNVMLMNVSERRREIGVRMALGARRRDIRNLFLLEAVTLTAVGALCGAVLGMTAAWLYARLSGWAFDLATAALPLGVGSTLLVGLFFGIYPAVAASRLQPVEALRDE
- a CDS encoding TolC family protein; amino-acid sequence: MSKWLLLLALVCLPGVAADVVIRPSAPSSTRSVSLNAQTTALTLGDAVYLGLRNNPAIRSAYLQRVAQKFDLRVAEDVFNPKLTLNSYYRGSRGSQDSARNANVAPSTSLLGEYGTRLSMAWTQQLNNADRAGRYRSDGLDLAIIQPLMRGAGWDATTAPLRLSRLSEQANRLNLKATVAQTISQIIATYRELLRAQEQLIIVQEALKRSNTLLEVNKALISAGRMAEFEIVQTEADIATQQLGVEEAQNQLDTNRLSLLRLLALDLSTPIRATEALEARPMQIDKREAFNLAQTQQPEYLAALLGSQQADLNLVIAKDSGRWQVDLVAGANQVRDAYNNDTGSNNNRTWDSYAGVQVQIPIGDISTRQAEVRARVNVEDQQIRITDARQALERSVNDVVRDLSTRWRQYEISQRAVALSRRKIEIEREKLSAGRSTNFQVLSFETDLRNAENAQLNALIAYLNAQTQLDLTLGMTLESWEIALNDY